In Hemicordylus capensis ecotype Gifberg chromosome 3, rHemCap1.1.pri, whole genome shotgun sequence, one DNA window encodes the following:
- the LOC128351307 gene encoding cytochrome P450 2J2-like, with protein sequence MRKLGLGKKGIEHRIKEEAQQLVETFAQANGQPLDPSLPITNSLCNVISLLTFGQRFSPEDEDFQKLVKAFDFVLKLVGTFSHILYELFPWLMEHLTGPHKKALSSVEIASLFAKKEIEKHKEYQTLHDPQDFIDFYLPEMEKTTNDPNSTYNEENLAHCIMEFFATGTETTATTLQWALLLMATHPDIQEKVHKEMEDVFGSSCLTYYQDHKKLPYTKAVIHEIQRSNYVFLCGIPRQTEKDVNMQGFHIPKGTLIVPDLHSVLLDPEQWETPEKFNPNHFLDMDGRFMAREEFLAFGAGDRVCVGEQLARVELFIFFTSLLRAFTFQLPAGVKELSLVPALGITTHPQPYKLCAIPRCST encoded by the exons ATGCGGAAACTTGGACTAGGGAAGAAAGGCATAGAGCATCGAAtaaaggaggaagcccagcagctTGTGGAGACTTTTGCACAAGCCAATG GGCAGCCTCTTGATCCTTCATTACCCATCACAAATTCACTCTGCAATGTGATCAGTCTCTTAACTTTTGGACAGCGGTTCTCTCCTGAAGATGAAGACTTCCAGAAACTGGTGAAAGCCTTTGATTTTGTTCTAAAGCTTGTTGGTACCTTCTCGCATATT CTCTATGAACTGTTTCCATGGTTAATGGAACATCTCACAGGGCCTCACAAGAAGGCATTGTCCTCAGTGGAGATTGCAAGTTTATTTGCAAAGAAGGAAATAGAAAAACATAAAGAGTATCAGACACTGCATGATCCACAGGATTTCATTGATTTCTATCTACCTGAGATGGAAAAA ACCACGAATGACCCTAACTCTACATACAATGAAGAAAACTTGGCTCACTGTATtatggaattttttgccacaGGGACAGAGACAACTGCCACTACCCTGCAATGGGCATTGCTCCTGATGGCGACTCATCCAGATATCCAAG AGAAAGTCCACAAGGAGATGGAAGATGTGTTTGGTTCCTCTTGCTTAACCTACTATCAAGatcataagaaactgccatacactAAGGCAGTAATTCATGAGATCCAGCGTTCCAACTATGTCTTCTTATGTGGGATTCCTAGACAAACTGAAAAGGATGTGAACATGCAAGGTTTTCACATTCCCAAG GGGACCCTTATTGTTCCAGATCTGCACTCTGTTCTTCTTGATCCTGAACAATGGGAGACACCTGAAAAATTCAACCCAAATCATTTCCTGGACATGGATGGAAGGTTCATGGCTAGAGAAGAATTTCTGGCATTTGGTGCAG GAGATCGTGTATGTGTCGGGGAGCAGCTGGCACGGGTCGAGCTCTTCATCTTCTTCACCAGCCTGCTGAGGGCATTCACCTTCCAGCTGCCAGCAGGAGTCAAAGAACTCAGTCTAGTACCTGCATTAGGAATCACAACACATCCCCAGCCTTATAAACTCTGTGCCATTCCCCGCTGCAGTACATAA